CTACTAGTGGCGATCGACGAGTTGCCAACTTTGTATTTGCCGAGCCTTGTCCAATGGCTGAACGTTCACCGTGAGGATGGCTTGTCCTGTATGTTGGGTTTCCAGAATCTCGTGCAGCTTGAAGAAACCTATGGCAAAGAGGTATCAAGGGCGATCTTTGGCGGCTGTGCGACTAAAGCGATTTTCAATCCCCTTGAACCTGAATCAGCGAAGATTTTCTCTGACTATCTCGGTGATGAGCATTTGAAATACAAATCTAAATCCCGTAGTTCGGGCGGTGGTCGGACTAGCACCAGTACCTCGGATCAGGAACGCACCCGCAAACTATTTGCGCCAGAGGATTTTCTCAAATTACCGCAAGGTAATTGTATTCTTATCTCTCCTGGCTATAGCTCTAAAAAAGAAGCAAATGTGCCTCGACGTTGCCATATCAAAATCCCTAAAGTTGATGCAGAGAGAGCAGATAAAAGCAAGTCTAAATGGGAGTCCCTAAAAGTTAGGTTGGCTAAATCTGGTAGTCAAGTACCGATTACAGATGCGGCGATCACTTTGCGTAAGGATTACTTTCAAGAGCACTTTCCTTTACCTGCGAAAGATGTGACCAATGCTCCCAAGTCCACTATCCCTGCTTGGGCTGATGGTTTATAGAGGTAAATTATGGTTTTTATGCAGTCATCGGAAGCATCTCAGGCTAATGCTCAGCAATTGGCGATCGCCCAAACTACGATTGAAGCTTTGGCAGAACTACTGAGTCAATTGCTAAGCAAACAGGAAGATCTATTGCACAATCCTGATGGCAATAAACAACAGACTGATGCTCCATCATCAGAATTCAGTGATGCGGAGTGGGATCGGGTATCCCAACAATGGGAGCAGGACATCATGGATGATTGGTGGCGCAGATATCAGGCTGCTCCAGATCGCTCGGCTAATCCTGATGCTTCACAGGCTTTGACTGTCACCTTGAATAATCCTCGTGATAAAGGTGATCCAGATTTTGCGATGCTTCCCAATGCACCCATTCAGCCATCACCTTTATCTGGTGGTAATCTACCGCCACTTCCTCAATCCTCACAGGCAACCTTGCCAGTTCCTGTGGAACAGAACTATATCGATGTGGAATGGCGAGAACTCCCCAAAATAGAGTTAGCCGAGTTACTACGGCGAGATTTAGATGGGGATGGGATTACTGATGTGGATGAACTGCGGATGGGACTCAATCCTCGCAGCATTGATACTGATGGTGATGGTATCAGCGATCGTGATGAGTTGGGACGTTCTAACCCTCTGTCGTTTGATGATTTCAGGCAACAGGTGATGGCGGCGGTGTCGGTGGCCCTAGTTGCAAAATTGGGTGTCGATGGCAAGTATGAGGCGGAAAACTATCGCATTCAATCTCAGGACAATCTCTATGAGATTTCTAATCTGGATGGTGAGGCGATCGCTAAGTTTGAACTGCTAAGCGATCGGGCTGTGTTTACGGAGGATCGGACTACTGTTGATCAACAGATTGACTTTACTAAAACTGCTTTTAGAACAACCACTGTGGATATTGCGAGTTTGACTCAAAATCAGGGTTATCTCACGGCGATCGATAAACTGGGAGATCTTGCTCCTGCTGGGGCTAGGGGTGTAGTGGTCGTTGAAAATGCCCTTAATGAGACTGGTCAGGAGTCGTTTAAAGGCGAATATTACAATTTCCAAAGAAATCAGGATGGTGATATTGCCATTGTCAATAACCATACTGGCGAAGATATTTTACGAACTACTGAAGGTCAAATCTCTCTGAATACTATGACTCCAAATGATTTAAACAATTTTCAGCAAGCATTTCAACGGATGAATTTGCCTCAGCCCATGCTAGAGCAATCTAGCCCAGATTTAGAGCGTTAGGTAAAAGCAATGATTACTGCGAACCCAGAGCTTGATATGGCTCAGTTCATGGCTGTGTTTAACCAAGTTGTTGAACTGCATAGCATCCATATTTTAGCGATCGCTGAACGAGAAATGTCATCTAGTAATTTGATGGATTTGACGATGATAGATAAAGATGATGTATTTGATGAAGCATGGGAACTATCTCAGGCGCGGCACAAAAGCACCGATCCTAATTCTGGTGCTAATGATGCTCAACAGGTGAATGCTGTTATTCCAGAACAAACCCAGAGCAATTATGCAACGCAAATTCAGAATTTGGCTCTATCAATGTTTGATGGTTTGAGTAGTCTGTGTAAAGATAACTCTGACAGTAAATCCGAAGATATTGCAACTGCTGCTATTCCTAGTCCTCCTAGTCAAATTACTGAGGCAGAAAGAGATCTGAAACTAGCGCGGGATTGTCGCGAACTGTTGCAAGTAAAAGGCAGAGATGATGGCAATAATCTTATTTTTGAACGTCCTGATGGCAAGGGAAATTACAAGTTTAGTTTAGAGAAAGCTTCAGATACAATGACATTGAATGCAAAGGATCGTCCTGTCAATCCGATTCTGGTTGAGTCGCAGGGTATAGTCGTGGAATCTCACGTTACCGATCTTGATGCGGCAAATATTGCTAGAGCCGTGGAAATGTTAAATGCACAGCAGTCTAAACCTCTTGAAAACCAGAAATAGTTCCATTTAGCGATAATGTTTACTGAGGTACAAAAATATGAAAAAGCTGTTACTCGTTGAATCTCCATCCAAGTGCAAAACCATCCAAGCTATCCTCGGTAGTGAATGGCAAGTGGAAGCTTCCTTTGGTCACTTTACGGAACTTGCCAAAGATGGTGAAGATAGCTTGGGCTTTACCATGCATTCAGATACCAACAAAATTGAATGTCGCTATCAATTGACCGAAGGTAAGGGTCAACAGGTGGTTACTAAACTTCGGGCGGCTGTGAAGAATGCTTCAGAAGTTGTACTTGCTACCGATGGCGATCGCGAGGGTGAGGGGATAGCATGGCATTTACAACAGCAACTGCATCTTCGTAATCCCAAACGCGCTGTCTATAACCAGATTACGCCTACGGCGGTTAAAGCAGCGATCGCCAATGCTCATCAGTTAGATTTGAACCTGATTTCGGCTCAGAGAGCGAGACAATGTTTGGATCGGTTGATTGGGTTTAAGGTTTCACCGCTTGTGCGTCGTACTAGCGGCGGTAGCTCGGCTGGTCGGGTGCAGTCAGTGGCTTTGCACATCGTCTGTCAGCGTGAACGGGAAATTAATACCTTTGTACCAATTACTTACTGGTCGGTATGGACGGAATATGCTGAAGGCTTCACAGCTTTTTATGCGGGTAGTAGTGAGATTGAACCTGTGCTTGACGATCAGGATGTCACCGATGACGCAGCAGAAGTGAATGCCGAATCTACGGTTGAGTCAAAACGGGTATTGTCGGAAGCGGAAGCTACCAGAATTATTCAAGTAGCCCGTAATCATCCCCATATCGTTCGGGAAGCTACGGGTGTGACTGCTCAGAAATCACCGTTACCGCCTTTCATTACCAGTTCGCTCCAGCAAGCAGCTTCCGTGAGATTAGGGCTATCACCTGAAGAGACGATGAAGGTGGCTCAGGAATTGTTTGAAGGTGTCGATTTGCCTCAAGGTCGGAAAGGGTTGATTACCTATCACCGCACTGATAGTACTAGTCTTGCTCCTGAGTTTTGTGCTGAGGTAAAGGAATGGCTATCAAAACATGATCCTGATAATGTCCCTAAGAAAACTACTCGTCATCGTGAACAAGCTAATGCTCAATCCGCCCATGAAGCGATTCGTCCGACCTATTTGAGTATTACTCCAAAAACGGTTAGAGATCATCTCAGTGCGAAGCAACATCAACTCTATGAGTTAATCTGGCGTAGAGCCGTTGCTTCTCAATGTGCTAATGCTTTGATTCAAAAAAGTCGGGTGATTATTCAGGCTGGTTCGACGCTCTGGCAGACTAGGGGTAGTATTCTTACCTTTGCAGGTTATACGCGCTATTGGAATGATTTGAGTAAGGATAAACATATTCCTGCTTTAACAAGTGGTCAGACCTTAGCTTTAGCGAATGCAGGTTTTACGCAGAAACAAACTCAACCTCCTGCTAGGTATAGCGAGGCGAAGTTAGTACAGGTGCTAGAGCGTCAGGGTGTGGGTAGACCGAGTACTTTTGCCGCGATCGTGAAGACGCTTAAAGATAGAACCTATGTGTTACTCAAGGGTAAGGTTCTCGAACCTTCAGCTTTAGGAATGTCTACGGATGAGGTGTTGCATAAGACTTTTCCCGATCTGCTCAGAGCCGATTTTACCGCAGGGATGGAGACGACTTTGGATGAAATCTCGGTGGGTAAGTTGGAGTGGCAAAGCTATTTGATTGGTTGGCATCAGTCCTATTTTCAGCCAATGCTGGCGAGGGCATATACAAATCTCGGTGCGGATTTACAGCCAAGCGATCGCAAAAATGAGCTTTCGGATGTGGCTTGTCCTGCTTGTAATCATCCGCTCAGTAAGATTCCTTCTAAGAAGGTGAGTGGTGGGCATTTTCTCAAGTGTGAGCATGGCTGTGAGAATCTGGTGATGTTTTGGAGCGATCGCCGTAATCAGTGGGAGATTCCTCAACCGAAGGGTGAGAATGCAGTGACGGCTGAGGTGACTAGTTTTGCTTGTCCTGTCTGTGGCAAGCCTTTGGCTAAGTTTCCATACAATAAGGATGGTGTGGATAAGGTGATGTTGAAGTGTGCGGATGTTCAGGCGCGTCAACGCAAGGATCATGCGGATGTGGTCTTTTTCTGGTCTTCTCAGGAGAAGTGGTGGTCGAAGAAGTTTGGTGATTTGGATGAGGCGGCTAAGCCGAATTTGGGTAAGGTCGCAACTGGGAAGGAAAAGAAAACTTCTCAGAGAAAGCCTAAACAATTATCAAGTAAAGTTGCTACAGAATAAGTAAAAAACTAGCAAGATAGCTTTCAAGATCAATCTAATTAACAATTTTCACGTACTTAAGCCGTTGCAGGGCTACCTTAATACGCTGATTGAAGGGTAAATCTTCAGCTAGTTCATGCAGCAATTTATGCAAATC
This window of the Pseudanabaena sp. ABRG5-3 genome carries:
- the topA gene encoding type I DNA topoisomerase — translated: MKKLLLVESPSKCKTIQAILGSEWQVEASFGHFTELAKDGEDSLGFTMHSDTNKIECRYQLTEGKGQQVVTKLRAAVKNASEVVLATDGDREGEGIAWHLQQQLHLRNPKRAVYNQITPTAVKAAIANAHQLDLNLISAQRARQCLDRLIGFKVSPLVRRTSGGSSAGRVQSVALHIVCQREREINTFVPITYWSVWTEYAEGFTAFYAGSSEIEPVLDDQDVTDDAAEVNAESTVESKRVLSEAEATRIIQVARNHPHIVREATGVTAQKSPLPPFITSSLQQAASVRLGLSPEETMKVAQELFEGVDLPQGRKGLITYHRTDSTSLAPEFCAEVKEWLSKHDPDNVPKKTTRHREQANAQSAHEAIRPTYLSITPKTVRDHLSAKQHQLYELIWRRAVASQCANALIQKSRVIIQAGSTLWQTRGSILTFAGYTRYWNDLSKDKHIPALTSGQTLALANAGFTQKQTQPPARYSEAKLVQVLERQGVGRPSTFAAIVKTLKDRTYVLLKGKVLEPSALGMSTDEVLHKTFPDLLRADFTAGMETTLDEISVGKLEWQSYLIGWHQSYFQPMLARAYTNLGADLQPSDRKNELSDVACPACNHPLSKIPSKKVSGGHFLKCEHGCENLVMFWSDRRNQWEIPQPKGENAVTAEVTSFACPVCGKPLAKFPYNKDGVDKVMLKCADVQARQRKDHADVVFFWSSQEKWWSKKFGDLDEAAKPNLGKVATGKEKKTSQRKPKQLSSKVATE